Below is a genomic region from Henckelia pumila isolate YLH828 chromosome 3, ASM3356847v2, whole genome shotgun sequence.
TGCACTCCAAGGCCATTTCAGACACAACTCAAGCAATCTTCTTCTCTACTTCTCAAGTGTTCATTCAAGAGTTTCATACATATTTATTTCAATTAGAGAGTTGATGTAGAAATTTTTTGTGAGTTGTTGAGCTTTCGTTGTACTCTCGAGTGTGAAGCCCGAGTGTGTAAttgttgttgaggctatccttggagtccttaaggccaagtgcgttgagttgtatcggcgcggtgatcgtgttaagttgtacggctatccttggagccttCAAGgtcaagacgttcgaagtgctagtggatccttggttaattgatcttaaccaagaagggaagacgtagatgatttatcgtcaaacttccataaacatctcttatcccttttactgctttatttacttaaCGCATTTATTTGCcgcacttatatttgattgctttaagtcttccgatttcgtacttgcataatcgctttaaattgttaaagttgccaatagaacctaaattctccccccccccccccccccaattagTTTCTAACACTATAGcttactccctatttactatagggaaccaaagtcataccttcgtccgtcgtcagtccgctgatgtcgcatgccccaaaGCCTGGGCACAGCCTTGCTACGACTCCTGGACACCTCGCCTGGCCGCTACTACAAACATTGTTCGTACTATAAAAATATACtacttcctactccaactcttaaagaaagagtcccgaagcccttaaaatagagtcATTACAGGAGAAGAGAGGATTTTTGGCattttaaaatgaggaattcggacccctatttatagacgacgatcgaAAGCCCGATCGCttgatcgaaagttccgatcgatgcatGCATGCAATGTGTCCAACGGctacgatcgaaagctccgatctgcacttcggaggttccgatctcctgTATGCAACTACGTGTACAATCTCTAATGCCACATCCCGAGTGATgcaaatcggaagctccgatctcctgatcgGATATTTCGATCGCTCCCAATGCTTTCTAACTGGCTTCGCTGGTTCTGATCGGATCGGAGGTTCCAATCCCAGTTAGGACCTTCCGAATGtcccgagcccaattaagcaTTTATCGGGCATTCTGGACCAAATTCCTTAGTCCGttggataatatatataaaaaatctcttaatcatgttttattaaatctaaacatgcttaacaacttaatcttgtaaaatgagatCGGACTACTACAAAAACATTAGATGTTATTTATCGAGAGTCTactgatttttttaaaagcagtaGTCTACtggttttctaaaaaaattcatCACCACTGCTAAATGTTATAACTAACAAATACACCCGAAAGAAAATCGAAAAGACTTGAattcatattttatattattaattttttagacAAATGACGTTAAATTACTTAAAATTCAAAGTTggtggaattttttttaaatcacatatattAAATCTTTGCATGAAAGaatattgttttatttattttcgatagaagattgaaatatatatatatatatatatatatatatatatatatatatattcaagtgGAAGATGGTGTGaatataattttcaatttttaaatgATAATATTTTCGAATGGTGTTAAACCACTCGATTTTCCACTAGTTAGGTTCAACGATGGTTACAAAGGATTACATGTTTTCTTGGTAGGATGAGAACGTTTCAAGTATAACAAAAATATGCCTAGATCATATTTATGTTACCATAGTGTAAGGAACTTTTGAACATGTATGCATTGAGTAGGTCTCTTATATGACGGGTCAATCatactcatatttacaataagaagtaatacttttgaaataaaaagaaatatttttccatGAATGACCCAAAATCTAAATTAGATATTTGTCCACAAAATTGACTTATGAAACAGTCttatatgagtttttttttccACATGCATTTGAGTTCCCCAATCACCCAATGCAGCTCAAGATTCAAACAACTCAACAAACTTCATCACTATCTGTATAATTCACTAGTTTACAAACATATGTACTTCACGATATTCACCGCACAATCAGAAACTTCATGATTCTAACACAAGGGCATCCTAAACTTTTGAAGTGATAAAattcattattaattattatttattcaccACAAAAAGCGAAACTCCATCCATATATTTCAAAGTAATTATAATTACATTACATCTCTATAAATTAATAAAGTGGTAGATTTGAAATTcacgaaaaataaatttatcgaagcaataaaaaaaaattgaaatccaGGGCCCCTCAATTCCCTCAATCCAAGCTCACCCAAAATGTTTTCTTTACAACTTAAAAGAAAATCTTGAAAATTGGATTATATAAGCAAAACAGAAGGAATAACAACATAACACCatatttactaattaatttcacTCACGAATCCACAATTTTCTTATTGGCAACATTTGGTTTACATGCTCAAAAGTATTCCGtattttttctattttgtaAGGTTACGTTTGGATGGAaggatttgatttgaataatgaATTTGAAATATGATCTATCTTAAGTGGATTTCAAATCTATCATAATAACTACTAACTACTATACTACTAACTATCCGTGCGATGAATTTAAAATCTATCCAATATATAAGATAGAGTTGGCAATCTCTAATTAAATaagtgaatataaatttttttttgtttgtaacttttttaagaaaaatccATAATTTTTACCGTCCGCAACAGTATCTAAATACATCCATGCAATCAAACATATTTGAAATCcgtaacttttaaaattttcaatccaACCACAACCTAAACCTTTTTATTACTTCAAATTTAGGAGAACCAAATATTctaattattttcttatagatcaaaaaatatttatgttgcCGCACGGGTGTCATAGACTCATAGTGCACTTGATTTTCCAAACAcagaacaaaataaaaaattaataattattataaatgaTATTGTTATAAACTTGAATGGCAAGTGAAAAAGGATGCGAAATCAAAGTCATTACATGACAGAGTAAATGTAGAAAATCTTGATCCTGCATGCATTCATATATTTTCCCTCGTAGCATTTACTTGGCATGGCTTGATTTTGCAATCTCTTTGGAGTGATCACTGCTGGATGAACCTGATGGATTCAATCCATACTCACTCGTCTCCCCGTACTCGCTGCTGTTGAATTCCTGACTCGACATCACCATTTTCCTGaatttcatcatatcagcaTTGTATGCACCAGTGTCATACGCTGAAGTCTTCCCGCTGGGGTCGTATGCCGCGCTTTGGCCTGGTTTCACGCCTTCATTCAAGTCTTCAAGCGACGAATCTCCCTCCAACGCACGGACGATCTGATATAATTAATGTATACATACCACCGATATATGGTGTTTGAGTAAAAGTAAAGACATACATAGTTGTGAATGCATGGATCGAAGAATTCTTTCTTCCTTCAAGCGAAAAGGAAAGTTGAAAATGTGAGTTTGTTTTATTAGAGAGAAACTAATTAGTCTCACCCCACCAAACAAAACCATGGGTACTCTGCCCTCATTTGTGATATGAATGGTTTTAGTTACTACCTGGCTCATCTTGGGACGTCGTCTTGCAGAGTGGCGAATACTGGCTGCTGCACAGGATATCATGCGTGACATTTCATTTGGAATGTAGTTGTCTTCGAGGCGAGGATCAACTAGATCTTTGTAGTTTCCATCTTCCAAGGATTTGGATAGAAGAGGCCTAGCCTGAATTCACGCAAGTTCttgtaataataaatatatagaaGGATGAAAAAATACATTGGAAATTGCTTAGGATTAATTTGAGGGCAAGGCAAACCCAGTCTACTAAGCTATCTTCCATGGTTCTATTGGTTAAGTCTACAGGTCTGCGGCCAGTTATTAGCTCCAAAAGCATGACTCCAAATGAGAAAACGTCGGATTTTTCTGTGAGCTTGCCGCTTGATGCATACTCGGGAGCCAAGTACCTGAACGCATATCCAGAAAGGCGATCTTCTTTTAAATTAATTGACTGATCTTGATGAAAATGAAGACACTTCTACTAAACAAACCTCAGAACCTCCTCGATGGGGTATGAACTAACGAACGATATACTAACCCGAAAGTTCCCATGACACGGGTAGAAACATGAGTGAAATTGTCTGAAGTGAGCTTGGCCAACCCGAAATCAGCAACCTAAGACAGTACAAGATATATACCACACGCGGAGTTAAAATACTTCATAACTACAGCGTCCGTGAAATCTGAGGACATTTTTCTTTACCATGGCTTCGAAGTTTAAGTCCAGAAGAATGTTTGCTGCTTTGATATCACGGTGAATGATCCTAGGGTGGCCTGAAATGCATATAAAAACAATCATTTTTTCCTTGTCATAGACACGCAAACACCCTAAGATTCAAATGGAGGGATATAAGTTGACGTTTTTCTTACAGTCTTCGTGTAGGTATGCAAGCCCTTTAGCTGATCCCACTGCAATACGAAGCCTCGTCGCCCAATCCATCACCGGTTGGCCTTTCCCTGTaaccaaatttttttgtttcacATATGCAAGATTATGAATCACaaactattatatatatattaactagtCCCTTTCAAAATCTAGACATACCATAAAGGTGGAATTCCAAGGTCTTGTTGGCAACAAATTCGTAAACCAGCATTCTCTGTCCTTCAGCAATGCAATATCCAACTAGAGAAACAAGATGACGATGATGCACACGACTGATGATTTCAACCTCAGCCTGGAATTCCCTCTCCCCTTGACCACTTCCGGACTTGAGGCTCTTGACCGCAACCTCCGTCCCATCGGGTAAAACACCTTTATGTACGAACCCGAATCCACCCTGGCCTAACAAATTCGCCTGAGAAAATCCACCGGTCGCGGCTGCTAGCTCCTCGTAGGTGAATTGACTCTTCGAACCAATACCACCCATAAATGGCGATGATGGAGGTTGTTGCATAGGCGTAGGATGTTGCCCTGAGTAACCTGAGCTGAAATCACTGCTCGTGTTTGCGGGAGGTGGGGGCGGTGGTGCACCCCATCCCGTTACCGGTGTTCCCATGAGTCCATTAATGTTAGTAGTTTGGTCCATTAATG
It encodes:
- the LOC140886823 gene encoding proline-rich receptor-like protein kinase PERK15 is translated as MASSPDLAPTEFANSIEEAANQLANSSKAQLTSPPPASSPPQDPPESPPPAASESSPPAPPTSPPPTSSPPPAAVPPPPEEPPSAPPPSTPPHVTASPPPPPVNSSPPPSTTTPSPTPPAPTNAPATPGSPPAPVFSPPPAPRAAASPAPPLPYNLSPPRTPNSAPPNKSSGSLSGPGAPPSPPSDSNASTAIIAGIVVGGVVFLALIAACLILSRRRKRPSYYMDPSRPPPGGDQYYNASAQWNSPLMDQTTNINGLMGTPVTGWGAPPPPPPANTSSDFSSGYSGQHPTPMQQPPSSPFMGGIGSKSQFTYEELAAATGGFSQANLLGQGGFGFVHKGVLPDGTEVAVKSLKSGSGQGEREFQAEVEIISRVHHRHLVSLVGYCIAEGQRMLVYEFVANKTLEFHLYGKGQPVMDWATRLRIAVGSAKGLAYLHEDCHPRIIHRDIKAANILLDLNFEAMVADFGLAKLTSDNFTHVSTRVMGTFGYLAPEYASSGKLTEKSDVFSFGVMLLELITGRRPVDLTNRTMEDSLVDWARPLLSKSLEDGNYKDLVDPRLEDNYIPNEMSRMISCAAASIRHSARRRPKMSQIVRALEGDSSLEDLNEGVKPGQSAAYDPSGKTSAYDTGAYNADMMKFRKMVMSSQEFNSSEYGETSEYGLNPSGSSSSDHSKEIAKSSHAK